A DNA window from Streptomyces sp. B21-083 contains the following coding sequences:
- the rodA gene encoding rod shape-determining protein RodA, which yields MTGANTFSVSGYGPERSSLSRLLARDSLARRLDWPILLSALALSFIGAILVYSATRNRTEINQGDQYYFLIRHLMNTGIGFCLMIGTVWLGHRNLRTAVPILYGLSVLLILMVLTPLGATVNGAHAWIVFGGGFSLQPSEFVKITIILGMAMLLAARVDAGDKPYPDHRTVLQALGLAAVPMMVVMLMPDLGSVMVMVIIVLGVLLASGASNRWVFGLLGTGALGAVLIWQLGVLDEYQINRFAAFANPELDPAGVGYNTNQARIAIGSGGLTGTGLFHGSQTTGQFVPEQQTDFVFTVAGEELGFVGAGLIIVLLGVVLWRACRIARETTELYGTIVAAGIIAWFAFQAFENIGMTLGIMPVAGLPLPFVSYGGSSMFAVWVAVGLLQSIRVERPMSA from the coding sequence ATGACCGGCGCGAACACCTTCTCGGTCTCCGGCTACGGCCCCGAACGCTCGTCCCTGTCCCGTCTGCTGGCCCGCGACTCGCTGGCCCGCAGGCTGGACTGGCCGATACTGCTGTCCGCGCTCGCGCTGTCCTTCATCGGCGCGATCCTGGTCTACTCGGCGACCCGCAACCGCACCGAGATCAACCAGGGCGACCAGTACTACTTCCTGATCCGGCACCTCATGAACACCGGCATCGGGTTCTGTCTGATGATCGGTACGGTCTGGCTCGGCCACCGCAACCTGCGCACGGCGGTGCCGATCCTGTACGGCCTTTCCGTCCTCCTGATCCTCATGGTGCTGACCCCGCTCGGCGCGACCGTCAACGGCGCCCACGCGTGGATCGTGTTCGGCGGCGGCTTCTCGCTCCAGCCGTCGGAGTTCGTGAAGATCACGATCATCCTGGGCATGGCCATGCTCCTGGCCGCCCGGGTCGACGCGGGCGACAAGCCCTACCCCGACCACCGCACGGTCCTCCAGGCGCTGGGCCTGGCCGCCGTACCGATGATGGTCGTCATGCTGATGCCCGACCTCGGGTCGGTCATGGTCATGGTCATCATCGTGCTCGGCGTGCTCCTCGCCTCCGGCGCCTCCAACCGCTGGGTCTTCGGCCTGCTCGGCACGGGCGCCCTCGGCGCGGTCCTGATCTGGCAGCTCGGCGTCCTGGACGAGTACCAGATCAACCGCTTCGCCGCCTTCGCCAACCCCGAACTCGACCCGGCCGGCGTCGGCTACAACACCAACCAGGCGCGCATCGCGATCGGTTCCGGCGGCCTCACCGGCACCGGCCTGTTCCACGGCTCCCAGACCACGGGCCAGTTCGTGCCCGAACAGCAGACCGACTTCGTGTTCACGGTCGCGGGGGAGGAACTCGGCTTCGTCGGCGCCGGCCTGATCATCGTGCTCCTGGGCGTCGTCCTGTGGCGCGCCTGCCGTATCGCCCGGGAGACGACCGAGCTGTACGGCACGATCGTCGCCGCCGGGATCATCGCGTGGTTCGCGTTCCAGGCCTTCGAGAACATCGGGATGACCCTGGGGATCATGCCGGTCGCCGGTCTGCCACTGCCCTTCGTGTCATACGGAGGATCGTCGATGTTCGCCGTGTGGGTGGCGGTGGGGCTGTTGCAGTCGATCAGGGTGGAGCGGCCCATGTCGGCGTAA
- the mrdA gene encoding penicillin-binding protein 2, which produces MTNIPETGRTPRVQIRLVVIQILVLSLLGTLGGRLWYLQIREGDAYAKEASGNHVQQVVQPAVRGSILDARGVPIADNETRLVVSASRTDLLKMKDDGDAVLTKLAGVLGLKPQEVKDKVRLCDAKTPQPCWNGSPYQPIPITDEATPRQALQIRERSEDFPGITAEPAAVRRYAGPGGSNTAQVLGYLSPVTDEEITKARDTDSPYLRSDQVGRSGLEREYDKELRGKAGVTRYEVDNLGRVIGTAEADPAQSGSNLVTSIDARVQRVAEYELNNAMKLARKEHDNNTGENYKADAGAVVVMEAKTGRVVAMASNPSYDPNAWVGGISAKDYAKLTGKNSNYPLLNRAIQGQAAPGSIFKAISTAAAVDAGYPFDGHYDCSSSYSIGGQVFKNYESKGYGPISLGRAIEVSCDTVFYRLAHQEWVKDGGLKPKKDAKNWFYTTAHKFGLGAVTGIDLPNEVAGRVPDRKWKQDYWKANKASWCKYGKKGGSYAQQIAYENCLEGNLMRAGDSVNYSIGQGDILVTPIQMATIYSAISNGGTLYDPTVGKAIVSADGKSVQAIAPKSHGRLPITPATLKDMNGAFEGVVTRGSAAWRFGGWPQDKIPMHAKTGTAEVYGKQTTSWFATYTKDYTIVMTISQGGTGSGASGPAVRKIYEALYGVSPDGKIDNRKALLPTPQKSLPKIESDGSIDAPKIKPYVPPKEATEETLALAGGQLPPATVASERTGTDRAHRRRGRSKRRTQRTTT; this is translated from the coding sequence GTGACCAACATTCCCGAGACCGGCCGGACGCCACGCGTCCAGATCCGTCTCGTCGTCATCCAGATCCTCGTCCTCTCCCTCCTCGGCACCCTCGGGGGCCGGCTGTGGTACCTCCAGATCCGCGAGGGGGACGCCTACGCCAAGGAGGCGTCCGGCAACCACGTACAGCAGGTGGTGCAGCCCGCCGTACGCGGGTCGATCCTCGACGCGCGCGGGGTGCCGATCGCGGACAACGAGACGCGTCTCGTCGTCTCCGCCTCCCGCACCGACCTGCTGAAGATGAAGGACGACGGCGATGCCGTCCTCACCAAGCTCGCCGGGGTCCTGGGCCTGAAGCCCCAGGAGGTCAAGGACAAGGTCCGGCTGTGCGACGCCAAGACGCCGCAGCCCTGCTGGAACGGCTCGCCGTACCAGCCGATCCCCATCACCGACGAGGCCACCCCCCGCCAGGCGCTCCAGATCCGCGAGCGCTCCGAGGACTTCCCCGGCATCACCGCCGAACCCGCGGCCGTACGCCGCTACGCGGGCCCCGGCGGCTCCAACACCGCCCAGGTCCTCGGCTACCTCTCCCCGGTCACCGACGAGGAGATCACCAAGGCGCGCGACACCGACTCGCCCTACCTCCGCTCCGACCAGGTCGGCCGGTCCGGCCTTGAGCGGGAGTACGACAAGGAACTGCGCGGCAAGGCCGGCGTCACCCGCTACGAGGTCGACAACCTCGGCCGCGTCATCGGCACCGCCGAGGCGGACCCCGCCCAGTCCGGCTCCAACCTCGTCACCAGCATCGACGCCCGCGTCCAGCGGGTCGCCGAGTACGAGCTGAACAACGCGATGAAGCTGGCCCGCAAGGAGCACGACAACAACACCGGCGAGAACTACAAGGCCGACGCGGGCGCGGTCGTCGTCATGGAGGCCAAGACGGGCCGAGTCGTCGCCATGGCGTCCAACCCGAGCTACGACCCGAACGCCTGGGTCGGCGGCATCTCCGCCAAGGACTACGCCAAGCTGACCGGCAAGAACTCCAACTACCCGCTGCTCAACCGGGCGATCCAGGGCCAGGCGGCCCCCGGCTCGATCTTCAAGGCCATCTCCACCGCTGCCGCCGTCGACGCCGGCTACCCCTTCGACGGCCACTACGACTGCTCCAGCTCGTACTCGATCGGCGGCCAGGTCTTCAAGAACTACGAGTCCAAGGGGTACGGCCCGATCAGCCTCGGCCGCGCCATCGAGGTCTCCTGCGACACCGTCTTCTACCGTCTCGCGCACCAGGAGTGGGTGAAGGACGGCGGCCTGAAGCCGAAGAAGGACGCGAAGAACTGGTTCTACACCACCGCCCACAAGTTCGGCCTCGGCGCCGTGACCGGCATCGACCTGCCCAACGAGGTCGCCGGCCGCGTCCCCGACCGCAAGTGGAAGCAGGACTACTGGAAGGCCAACAAGGCCTCCTGGTGCAAGTACGGCAAGAAGGGCGGCTCGTACGCCCAGCAGATCGCGTACGAGAACTGCCTCGAAGGCAACCTCATGCGCGCCGGTGACTCCGTCAACTACTCGATCGGACAGGGCGACATCCTCGTCACGCCGATACAGATGGCGACGATCTACTCGGCGATCTCCAACGGCGGCACCCTGTACGACCCGACCGTCGGCAAGGCGATCGTCAGCGCCGACGGCAAGTCCGTGCAGGCGATCGCGCCCAAGTCGCACGGCAGGCTGCCGATCACCCCGGCGACCCTGAAGGACATGAACGGTGCCTTCGAGGGAGTCGTCACGCGCGGCTCGGCGGCCTGGCGGTTCGGTGGCTGGCCGCAGGACAAGATCCCGATGCACGCCAAGACGGGTACGGCCGAGGTCTACGGCAAGCAGACCACCTCGTGGTTCGCGACGTACACCAAGGACTACACGATCGTCATGACGATCTCCCAGGGTGGTACGGGCTCCGGAGCCTCCGGCCCGGCCGTCCGCAAGATATACGAGGCTCTCTACGGCGTCTCCCCGGACGGCAAGATCGACAACAGGAAGGCGCTGCTGCCCACCCCGCAGAAGAGCCTCCCGAAGATCGAGTCGGACGGCTCGATCGACGCCCCGAAGATCAAGCCGTACGTGCCGCCGAAGGAGGCCACCGAGGAGACGCTCGCTCTCGCGGGCGGCCAGCTCCCGCCGGCCACGGTCGCGTCCGAACGGACGGGCACCGACCGAGCCCACCGCCGGCGCGGGCGGAGTAAGCGGCGTACGCAAAGGACGACGACATGA
- the mreD gene encoding rod shape-determining protein MreD, producing MRVNRMLLSTALVVVAMVIQVSVLARLHLPGAVPDLLLLTVLGLALVYGHVGGALVGFGAGLLADLAPPADHAAGRYALVLCLVGYLAGLVKPENGRLKSATGPMAVVVAAAVGTTLLYAGVGALVGDTAARHVGLPSLLFTAALYDLLLAPFVVPGIMFLARRAENDPLAEANSAAKKTDISSGWLSSGTGLSIGSQRGGLKAKAARSKAARAGRIKGVKRL from the coding sequence ATGCGTGTCAACCGGATGCTCCTCTCCACCGCCCTGGTGGTCGTCGCCATGGTGATCCAGGTGAGCGTCCTCGCCCGCCTCCACCTCCCGGGCGCCGTCCCCGACCTGCTGCTGCTGACCGTCCTCGGCCTCGCCCTGGTGTACGGACATGTCGGCGGCGCCCTCGTCGGCTTCGGCGCCGGACTCCTCGCCGACCTCGCTCCGCCCGCCGACCACGCGGCCGGCCGCTACGCCCTCGTGCTGTGCCTCGTCGGCTATCTGGCCGGCCTGGTGAAACCCGAGAACGGCCGGCTCAAGTCGGCCACCGGCCCGATGGCCGTCGTGGTCGCCGCGGCCGTCGGCACGACCCTCCTCTACGCCGGTGTCGGCGCCCTCGTCGGCGACACCGCGGCCCGCCATGTCGGCCTCCCCAGCCTGCTGTTCACAGCCGCGCTGTACGACCTGCTGCTCGCGCCCTTCGTGGTCCCCGGCATCATGTTCCTGGCCCGCAGAGCGGAGAACGACCCGCTCGCCGAGGCCAACTCCGCGGCCAAGAAGACCGACATCTCCTCGGGCTGGCTGTCCTCCGGCACCGGCCTGAGCATCGGCAGTCAGCGCGGCGGCCTGAAGGCGAAGGCGGCCCGCTCGAAAGCCGCCCGCGCCGGCCGCATCAAGGGGGTCAAGCGCCTGTGA
- the mreC gene encoding rod shape-determining protein MreC, which translates to MRDTRESRLLLVLLVAVAFALITVDIRGGEESPVDGARQAAAAVFGPVEDGVATVVDPVGDAVSAVRDSGDRHDRLATLEKENAALKARLGSSDRNRSRLSQLDKMLKTAGAGQYGIKGAEVIAIGAAQGFSWTVTIDVGADDGIKRDMTVLNGDGLVGRVTTVGPSTSTVLLANDPDFTVGTRMEGSDELGFASGQGDRPLRVQLLNGKAKVSKGDRLVTFGSQADKPFVPGVPVGFVSRVDPSGGDLTRTIYVTPFVGFTKLDIVGVVVEAPRSDPRDTVLPARPRPTPTPTVTVTVTPSASASNGQYQQQQ; encoded by the coding sequence GTGAGGGACACACGAGAGAGCCGGCTGCTCCTGGTGCTGCTGGTCGCCGTCGCGTTCGCGCTGATCACGGTGGACATCCGCGGTGGGGAGGAGTCACCGGTCGACGGTGCCCGGCAGGCCGCGGCAGCCGTCTTCGGCCCGGTCGAGGACGGGGTGGCCACCGTGGTCGACCCGGTCGGCGACGCCGTCTCGGCAGTACGCGACTCCGGTGACCGGCACGACCGGCTCGCCACGCTGGAGAAGGAGAACGCGGCGCTCAAGGCCCGCCTCGGCAGCAGCGACCGCAACCGCAGCCGCCTCAGCCAGCTCGACAAGATGCTGAAGACGGCCGGCGCCGGCCAGTACGGCATCAAGGGCGCCGAGGTCATCGCCATAGGAGCGGCCCAGGGCTTCTCCTGGACGGTCACCATCGACGTCGGCGCCGACGACGGCATCAAGCGCGACATGACCGTCCTGAACGGGGACGGACTCGTCGGCCGCGTCACCACCGTAGGCCCCAGCACCTCGACCGTGCTGCTCGCCAACGACCCGGACTTCACGGTGGGGACGCGGATGGAGGGCAGCGACGAACTGGGCTTCGCCTCCGGGCAGGGTGACCGGCCGCTGCGCGTCCAACTCCTCAACGGCAAGGCCAAGGTCAGCAAGGGCGACCGGCTGGTCACCTTCGGCTCGCAGGCCGACAAGCCGTTCGTCCCGGGCGTACCCGTCGGCTTCGTGTCCCGGGTCGACCCGTCAGGCGGCGACCTGACCCGCACGATCTACGTCACGCCGTTCGTCGGCTTCACCAAGCTCGACATCGTCGGTGTCGTCGTCGAGGCCCCGCGCAGCGACCCGCGCGACACCGTCCTCCCGGCCAGGCCGAGGCCGACCCCCACGCCGACGGTCACCGTGACGGTGACACCGTCCGCGTCCGCGTCCAACGGCCAGTACCAGCAACAGCAGTAG
- a CDS encoding rod shape-determining protein, translating to MSFIGRDMAVDLGTANTLVYVRGRGIVLNEPSVVAINTNTGGILAVGSEAKKMIGRTPGNIVAVRPLKDGVIADFEITERMLRYFILKIHKRRYLARPRVVVCVPSGITGVERRAVIEASSQAGARQVHIIEEPMAAAIGAGLPVHEATGNMVVDIGGGTTEVAVISLGGIVTAQSIRVAGDELDSSIIQHIKKEYSLLLGERTAEQIKITIGSAYDLDADEHTEIRGRDLVSGLPKTVVISAAEVRKAIEEPVNAIVDAVKTTLDKCPPELSGDIMDRGIVLTGGGALLRGLDERLRRETGMPIHIAEDPLDSVALGSGKCVEEFEALQQVLDASPRR from the coding sequence ATGTCGTTCATCGGCCGTGACATGGCTGTCGACCTCGGGACCGCCAACACGCTGGTGTACGTCAGGGGTCGCGGGATCGTACTCAACGAGCCGTCCGTCGTCGCGATCAACACCAACACCGGTGGCATTCTCGCGGTCGGATCGGAAGCGAAGAAGATGATCGGTCGGACGCCCGGCAACATCGTTGCCGTGCGCCCGCTCAAGGACGGCGTCATCGCCGACTTCGAGATCACCGAGCGGATGCTCCGCTACTTCATTCTGAAGATTCACAAGCGGCGGTATCTCGCCCGTCCCCGTGTCGTCGTCTGTGTGCCCTCGGGCATCACGGGCGTCGAGCGCCGCGCCGTCATCGAGGCCTCGTCCCAGGCCGGCGCGCGCCAGGTGCACATCATCGAGGAGCCCATGGCCGCGGCCATCGGCGCCGGCCTGCCGGTCCACGAGGCCACGGGCAACATGGTGGTGGACATCGGCGGCGGTACCACGGAGGTCGCGGTCATCTCCCTCGGCGGCATCGTCACCGCCCAGTCCATCCGTGTCGCTGGTGACGAGCTGGACAGCTCGATCATCCAGCACATCAAGAAGGAGTACTCGCTCCTGCTGGGTGAGCGGACTGCCGAACAGATCAAGATCACGATCGGTTCGGCGTACGACCTCGACGCTGACGAACACACCGAAATCCGAGGCCGGGACCTGGTCTCCGGCCTGCCCAAGACGGTCGTGATCTCCGCGGCCGAAGTACGCAAGGCGATCGAGGAACCCGTCAACGCGATCGTCGACGCCGTGAAGACCACCCTCGACAAGTGCCCGCCCGAGCTGTCCGGCGACATCATGGACCGCGGCATCGTTCTGACCGGCGGCGGGGCCCTGCTCCGCGGACTCGACGAACGGCTGCGCCGTGAGACCGGCATGCCCATCCACATCGCCGAGGACCCGCTGGACAGCGTGGCGCTCGGCTCCGGCAAGTGCGTGGAGGAGTTCGAGGCGCTCCAGCAGGTGCTGGACGCGTCGCCGCGCAGATGA
- the ndk gene encoding nucleoside-diphosphate kinase — translation MTQRTLVLLKPDTVRRGLTGEIIGRIERKAGWRITALELRTLDQETLEQHYGEHKGKVFYEPLVEFMASGPVVALVVEGDRVIEGVRALAGPTDPIAAAPGSIRGDYGVIVRENLIHASDSEESAERELKIFFPGRD, via the coding sequence GTGACTCAGCGCACCCTCGTCCTGCTCAAGCCCGACACCGTCCGTCGCGGCCTGACCGGCGAGATCATCGGCCGGATCGAGCGCAAGGCTGGCTGGCGGATCACCGCGCTGGAGCTGCGTACGCTGGACCAGGAGACGCTGGAGCAGCACTACGGCGAGCACAAGGGCAAGGTCTTCTACGAGCCGCTCGTCGAGTTCATGGCCTCCGGCCCCGTCGTCGCGCTCGTCGTCGAGGGCGACCGGGTCATCGAGGGTGTGCGCGCGCTCGCCGGACCCACCGACCCGATCGCCGCCGCCCCCGGTTCCATCCGCGGCGACTACGGCGTGATCGTGCGCGAGAACCTCATCCACGCCTCCGACTCCGAGGAGTCCGCCGAGCGTGAGCTGAAGATCTTCTTCCCCGGCCGCGACTGA
- a CDS encoding DUF4233 domain-containing protein — translation MRTLCASTLIGEVFLIGFAGLVAMKDPDLSMSTVWTVSGIAMLLCVLLCGVITRPGGVQLGWALQIALIASGFIMPTMFFMGAMFAALWWASVHYGRKIDEAKARFAAQAAGAGPAGPDAA, via the coding sequence GTGCGTACGCTCTGCGCTTCGACCCTGATCGGCGAGGTCTTCCTGATCGGCTTCGCCGGTCTCGTCGCCATGAAGGACCCCGACCTGTCCATGTCGACGGTGTGGACGGTCAGCGGCATCGCCATGCTGCTGTGCGTGCTGCTCTGCGGTGTGATCACCCGCCCCGGCGGGGTGCAGCTCGGCTGGGCCCTGCAGATCGCGCTCATCGCGTCCGGCTTCATCATGCCGACCATGTTCTTCATGGGCGCGATGTTCGCCGCGCTGTGGTGGGCGTCCGTGCACTACGGCCGGAAGATCGACGAGGCGAAGGCCCGCTTCGCGGCGCAGGCCGCGGGGGCCGGCCCAGCCGGCCCTGACGCTGCGTAA
- the folC gene encoding bifunctional tetrahydrofolate synthase/dihydrofolate synthase: protein MSDTDPFDEIIDAETDRDPDLAVIEAGSRTLRTQGGAAPADVPGRPQDPEVDKALRTVEADLATRWGETKLEPSVSRIAALMDVLGEPQRAYPSIHITGTNGKTSTARMIEALLGAFDLRTGRYTSPHVQSVTERISLDGAPIAAERFVETYDDIKAYVEMVDAQQEFRLSFFEVLTGMAYAAFADAPVDVAVVEVGMGGSWDATNVIDGDVAVVTPIDLDHTDRLGETPGEIAVEKGGIIKQDATVILAQQPVDAAQVLLKKAVEVDATVAREGLEFGVVSRQVAVGGQMLTLRGLGGEYEEIFLPLHGGYQAHNAAVALAAVEAFFGVGTQRPEPLDVDTVRKAFAAVTSPGRLEIVRRSPTVVLDAAHNPAGARATAEAVGEAFDFSRLIGVVGASGDKNVRGVLEAFEPIFAEVVITQNSSHRAMGADELAAVAVEIFGDDRVQVEPRLDDALEAAITLAEEDGEFSGGGVLVTGSVITVGEARLLLGRG from the coding sequence GTGAGCGACACCGACCCCTTCGACGAGATCATCGACGCCGAGACCGACCGCGACCCCGACCTCGCGGTCATCGAGGCCGGCAGCCGCACCCTGCGCACCCAGGGCGGAGCCGCACCCGCGGACGTGCCTGGCCGCCCCCAGGACCCCGAGGTCGACAAGGCCCTGCGCACCGTCGAGGCGGACCTCGCCACCCGCTGGGGCGAGACCAAGCTGGAGCCGTCCGTCAGCCGTATCGCCGCGCTGATGGACGTGCTGGGCGAGCCGCAGCGCGCGTACCCCTCGATCCACATCACCGGAACCAACGGCAAGACCTCCACCGCCCGCATGATCGAGGCCCTCCTCGGCGCCTTCGACCTGCGCACCGGCCGGTACACCTCCCCGCACGTCCAGTCGGTCACCGAGCGGATCAGCCTCGACGGTGCGCCGATCGCCGCCGAGCGGTTCGTCGAGACGTACGACGACATCAAGGCGTACGTCGAGATGGTCGACGCCCAGCAGGAGTTCCGGCTCTCCTTCTTCGAGGTCCTGACCGGCATGGCGTACGCAGCCTTCGCCGACGCCCCGGTCGACGTGGCCGTCGTCGAGGTCGGGATGGGCGGCAGCTGGGACGCCACCAACGTCATCGACGGTGACGTGGCCGTCGTGACGCCCATCGACCTCGACCACACCGACCGGCTCGGCGAGACGCCCGGTGAGATCGCCGTCGAGAAGGGCGGGATCATCAAGCAGGACGCGACCGTCATCCTCGCCCAGCAGCCGGTCGACGCGGCCCAGGTGCTGCTGAAGAAGGCCGTCGAGGTGGACGCCACCGTGGCGAGGGAGGGGCTGGAGTTCGGGGTTGTGAGCAGGCAGGTCGCCGTCGGCGGGCAGATGCTGACACTGCGCGGGCTCGGCGGGGAGTACGAGGAGATCTTCCTGCCCCTGCACGGCGGCTACCAGGCCCACAACGCGGCCGTCGCCCTCGCCGCCGTCGAGGCGTTCTTCGGCGTCGGCACCCAGCGGCCCGAGCCTCTCGACGTCGACACCGTACGCAAGGCGTTCGCCGCGGTGACGTCCCCGGGGCGGCTGGAGATCGTACGGCGCTCACCCACCGTCGTACTCGACGCCGCGCACAACCCGGCGGGCGCACGGGCCACGGCCGAGGCCGTGGGCGAGGCCTTCGACTTCAGCCGGCTCATCGGGGTGGTCGGGGCGAGCGGCGACAAGAACGTACGCGGGGTCCTTGAGGCCTTCGAGCCGATCTTCGCCGAGGTCGTGATCACCCAGAACTCCAGTCACCGCGCGATGGGAGCCGACGAGCTGGCCGCCGTCGCCGTCGAGATCTTCGGCGACGACCGGGTCCAGGTCGAGCCGCGGCTCGACGACGCCCTGGAGGCCGCCATCACCCTCGCCGAGGAGGACGGGGAGTTCTCCGGCGGCGGAGTGCTCGTCACCGGCTCCGTCATCACCGTCGGCGAGGCCCGACTGCTCCTGGGAAGGGGCTGA